A portion of the Streptomyces sp. NBC_01335 genome contains these proteins:
- a CDS encoding helix-turn-helix transcriptional regulator, translating into MPPRKAPTARQCRVGIELRKMRQHAGLALTEAATLLGTDRTAISNTESGRFGVSGERVRNWAGSYGCPDAAYVEALAAMAEERGKGWWEEYRGELTTEALDLAELEHHAVAIRAVQLMYMPGFLQTEDYARAVFDEAVPRMGSGHRRRLLSHRLKRRDVLDRDVPPTCTFLIHEAALRMVFGSSQVARAQLDHLLRESERGNVAVKVVPFAAGGFPETGSATQYVYGPVPQLDTVQMDTATGSAFLDAETRLVNYRAALDRVEELSLGREESRDFIRKITSEV; encoded by the coding sequence ATGCCACCGAGAAAGGCGCCCACGGCCCGGCAGTGCCGCGTGGGGATCGAGCTGCGCAAGATGCGTCAGCATGCGGGGCTCGCTCTGACCGAGGCGGCGACCTTGCTCGGTACGGACCGTACCGCCATCAGCAACACGGAATCCGGACGGTTCGGGGTGAGTGGCGAGCGGGTCCGGAACTGGGCCGGCAGTTACGGCTGTCCTGACGCGGCCTACGTGGAGGCGCTGGCCGCGATGGCTGAAGAGCGAGGGAAGGGCTGGTGGGAGGAGTATCGGGGCGAGCTCACCACTGAGGCGCTGGACCTCGCGGAGCTGGAGCACCACGCGGTCGCGATTCGCGCCGTGCAGTTGATGTACATGCCCGGATTCCTCCAGACCGAGGATTACGCCCGTGCCGTCTTCGATGAGGCCGTGCCACGGATGGGCTCGGGTCATCGACGTCGGCTGCTTTCGCACCGACTGAAGCGCCGCGATGTTCTTGATCGGGATGTGCCGCCCACGTGTACCTTCCTGATCCACGAGGCGGCCCTCCGGATGGTGTTCGGGAGCTCCCAGGTTGCTCGCGCTCAGCTCGATCACCTGCTCCGGGAGTCGGAGCGGGGCAACGTCGCCGTCAAGGTGGTCCCCTTCGCTGCGGGCGGCTTCCCGGAGACCGGCAGCGCGACACAATACGTGTACGGCCCGGTTCCGCAGCTGGATACCGTGCAGATGGACACGGCGACCGGGTCTGCATTCCTGGATGCCGAAACCCGCCTCGTCAACTACCGTGCCGCGCTCGACCGAGTGGAGGAGTTGTCGCTCGGGCGGGAGGAGTCCAGAGACTTCATTCGAAAGATCACATCAGAAGTGTGA
- a CDS encoding SHOCT domain-containing protein: MPRRMGRPGLLGTMARTAVITGTARSVSNHMQPRTDDRYAQQAPPQTYAAPAAPAAPAAPDRVSQLTALADLKSQGLLTDEEFAAEKAKLLNS, encoded by the coding sequence ATGCCTCGACGCATGGGACGACCGGGCCTCCTCGGCACGATGGCCCGCACGGCTGTGATCACCGGTACCGCGAGGTCCGTCTCCAACCACATGCAGCCACGCACCGACGACCGGTACGCACAGCAGGCCCCGCCCCAGACGTACGCCGCTCCGGCCGCCCCCGCGGCACCGGCGGCACCCGACCGGGTGTCACAGCTCACCGCGCTGGCGGACCTCAAGTCACAGGGGCTGCTGACGGACGAGGAGTTCGCCGCCGAGAAGGCGAAGCTGCTGAACTCCTGA
- a CDS encoding ABC transporter ATP-binding protein codes for MPLHYQSCTFRYGRRSRPVLDRLDLAFSPGHTVLLGPNGAGKSTLLALGAGAYRALPGNVRYGRLDPSERSQANEYRKKVSWLPQHPGFLSGLTCREHVAHVGWLKGMRERDAWQAAAKAIDTVGLAEKADHKTKTLSGGQRQRIAIAQALVHDAELLLLDEPTVGLDPQQRRRFLDVLIQLRGQVHVIVSTHDITDLDEAFDEVVVLETGKPRFRGTVREFEAHAAPDCAPGRRLESAYASLLEAGE; via the coding sequence ATGCCACTGCACTACCAGTCCTGCACCTTCCGCTACGGCCGCAGGTCCCGGCCGGTCCTCGACCGGCTCGACCTGGCCTTCTCCCCGGGCCACACCGTCCTCCTCGGCCCCAACGGGGCCGGAAAGAGCACCCTGCTCGCCCTGGGGGCCGGCGCGTACCGCGCGCTCCCGGGGAACGTACGGTACGGCCGGCTCGACCCTTCCGAGCGGAGCCAGGCGAACGAATACCGGAAGAAAGTCTCCTGGTTGCCCCAGCACCCCGGATTTCTCTCCGGTCTCACCTGCCGCGAGCACGTGGCACATGTCGGATGGCTCAAAGGAATGCGGGAACGCGACGCCTGGCAAGCGGCGGCGAAAGCGATCGACACGGTCGGTCTCGCGGAAAAGGCCGACCACAAGACCAAGACATTGTCCGGCGGCCAACGGCAGCGGATCGCCATCGCCCAAGCACTCGTCCACGACGCGGAATTATTACTCCTGGACGAACCGACCGTCGGACTCGACCCACAGCAACGACGCCGCTTTCTCGACGTCCTGATCCAATTGCGCGGCCAGGTCCACGTCATCGTCTCCACCCACGACATCACCGATCTGGACGAGGCGTTCGACGAAGTCGTCGTCCTCGAAACGGGGAAGCCCCGATTCCGGGGCACCGTGAGGGAATTCGAGGCCCACGCGGCACCGGACTGCGCCCCGGGCCGCCGCCTGGAGAGCGCGTACGCCTCGCTCCTGGAGGCCGGCGAATGA
- a CDS encoding ATP-binding protein, with protein MTTATPIPAPPDPLGGERYRLTLPNTASTARIARDFVALLLEREQRGGLVDDARLCVTELVTNAYQHTSSSLVRVHVAVNRKRVTVSVADHDPGAVQALAAQRPGAEQRGGRGLLIVKNLALAWGTTSLDSRLPGHKAVWFTLART; from the coding sequence ATGACCACCGCCACCCCGATTCCCGCCCCGCCCGACCCCCTCGGCGGCGAGCGTTACCGGCTCACGCTGCCGAACACCGCGTCGACGGCCCGTATCGCGAGGGATTTTGTCGCCTTGCTCCTGGAACGGGAGCAGCGCGGCGGCCTCGTGGACGACGCGCGCCTCTGCGTCACGGAACTGGTCACCAACGCATATCAGCACACCAGTTCGTCACTGGTTCGAGTGCATGTGGCAGTGAACCGGAAGCGGGTCACCGTCTCCGTCGCGGACCACGATCCGGGTGCCGTCCAGGCGCTCGCCGCACAGCGCCCCGGCGCCGAACAAAGGGGCGGGCGCGGTCTGTTGATTGTAAAGAACCTGGCGCTCGCCTGGGGCACCACGTCGCTCGACAGCCGTCTGCCCGGTCACAAGGCCGTGTGGTTCACCCTCGCGCGGACGTAG
- a CDS encoding phosphotransferase family protein — MVRHGLAELTADPAPAAYRAAVGSAPSGVARLHGWDVLLADPPDDLPVELRSLLPLLAAVEARWSASAGGDRIVHGDLRADNMVRDRFRGVMFVDWAHATTGPACVDAVSLAPQLVLAGHAPAAVARLLDEHPAAVAGPEATTAFLAALCGHWHLNARKPPPPGAPGLRPYQHRAAAAGLAVLLHRLRR, encoded by the coding sequence ATGGTCAGACACGGCCTGGCCGAGCTCACGGCCGATCCCGCTCCCGCCGCGTACCGTGCGGCCGTCGGGAGCGCGCCCTCCGGCGTGGCCCGGCTCCACGGCTGGGACGTTCTGCTGGCCGATCCGCCCGACGACCTCCCCGTCGAACTCCGGTCCCTGCTGCCCCTGCTGGCCGCAGTCGAAGCGCGGTGGTCCGCGTCGGCCGGCGGTGACCGGATCGTGCACGGCGACCTGCGGGCCGACAACATGGTGCGCGACCGGTTCCGGGGCGTCATGTTCGTGGACTGGGCCCACGCCACCACCGGACCGGCCTGCGTCGACGCCGTCTCCCTCGCCCCGCAGCTCGTCCTCGCCGGGCATGCACCCGCCGCCGTCGCCCGGCTCCTGGACGAACACCCGGCGGCGGTCGCCGGCCCGGAGGCCACCACCGCTTTCCTGGCCGCCCTCTGCGGGCACTGGCACCTGAACGCCCGTAAGCCGCCGCCACCGGGCGCACCCGGGCTCCGCCCGTACCAGCACCGCGCGGCGGCGGCCGGCCTTGCCGTACTCCTGCACCGCCTGCGGCGGTGA
- a CDS encoding SCO6745 family protein — protein sequence MHLDTLSGSARTADGPMDLNAVRHVSQAVSAAHLFVYLAPESAEEAAALGVTDRGPAYLAFRSAAMGAVPWQVTLAAFYNFSPRAVRAMAGVWDAAPPERWQAARFVAAGRAMRRAGVRLTDEHLAEARSLIDPVVAGADHAGKVLAAANASVPLPSDPLVALWQQITVVREWRGDAHLVVLADNGLGPCDCLVLHTATSRLPTPIVRETRRWTDEEWSAATARLVARGWLDSHATLTDAGRAARERIEAETDEHSAALWAPIGNTGARRLASLLAPIGDAFTATGVLPPPRTT from the coding sequence ATGCACCTCGACACCCTTTCCGGCTCCGCCCGCACCGCTGACGGCCCGATGGACCTGAACGCCGTGCGGCACGTCAGCCAAGCCGTCAGCGCAGCCCACCTGTTCGTCTATCTCGCCCCCGAATCCGCCGAGGAGGCCGCCGCGCTCGGCGTGACCGACCGGGGGCCCGCGTACCTGGCCTTCCGGTCGGCCGCGATGGGCGCGGTTCCGTGGCAGGTCACGCTCGCGGCCTTCTACAACTTCAGCCCGCGGGCCGTACGGGCCATGGCGGGCGTGTGGGACGCCGCACCGCCCGAGCGGTGGCAGGCCGCCCGCTTCGTCGCCGCCGGACGCGCGATGCGGCGCGCCGGCGTACGGCTCACGGACGAACACCTCGCCGAGGCGCGCTCGCTCATCGACCCGGTCGTCGCCGGAGCCGACCACGCCGGCAAGGTACTGGCCGCCGCGAACGCCTCGGTCCCGCTTCCTTCCGATCCCCTGGTCGCCCTGTGGCAGCAGATCACCGTGGTGCGCGAGTGGCGCGGCGACGCCCATCTCGTCGTACTCGCCGACAACGGCCTCGGGCCGTGCGACTGCCTCGTCCTGCACACCGCGACCAGCCGCCTCCCGACCCCGATCGTGCGAGAGACCCGCCGGTGGACCGACGAGGAGTGGAGCGCGGCCACGGCACGTCTCGTCGCACGCGGCTGGCTCGACTCCCACGCCACGCTCACCGACGCCGGCCGCGCTGCGCGCGAGCGCATCGAAGCGGAAACGGACGAGCACTCCGCCGCGCTGTGGGCGCCGATCGGCAACACGGGCGCCCGCCGCCTCGCCTCGCTCCTCGCCCCGATCGGCGACGCGTTCACCGCGACGGGGGTGCTCCCGCCCCCGCGGACGACGTGA
- a CDS encoding GntR family transcriptional regulator has protein sequence MNQTAHASASPGKQMLSEQVYAHLRDAIMRGDHAPGSPLKPQDLAKEQGVSLAVVREALVRVVGDGLADRLPNRGFAVPSFSDRRWQEIAEARRTVEPAVLRMSVERGDLDWEARVRAAHHRLVRTPAYVPEEGEHYTAAWAEAHRVFHRTLLEGCGNRALLETFDRLWTASELARRWSAQRDPDRDGAKEHRALEEAALARDADTAAAVLVQHLTLTAAALTEDSATA, from the coding sequence ATGAACCAGACGGCACACGCCTCGGCCTCTCCGGGGAAGCAGATGCTCTCCGAGCAGGTCTACGCACATCTGCGGGACGCGATCATGCGCGGGGACCACGCCCCCGGCTCCCCCCTCAAGCCGCAGGATCTCGCCAAGGAGCAGGGCGTGAGCCTGGCCGTGGTGCGGGAGGCGCTCGTACGGGTGGTCGGCGACGGGCTCGCCGACCGGCTGCCCAACCGCGGTTTCGCGGTCCCGTCCTTCTCCGACCGCCGCTGGCAGGAGATCGCGGAAGCCCGCCGGACCGTCGAGCCGGCCGTACTGCGCATGTCCGTCGAGCGCGGCGACCTCGACTGGGAGGCCAGGGTGCGGGCCGCCCACCACCGTCTGGTGCGCACACCCGCGTACGTGCCGGAGGAGGGCGAGCACTACACCGCCGCTTGGGCCGAGGCGCACAGGGTCTTCCACCGCACGTTGCTTGAGGGGTGCGGAAACCGCGCGCTGCTGGAGACCTTCGACCGGTTGTGGACCGCGAGTGAGCTGGCCCGGCGTTGGTCGGCCCAGCGCGACCCCGACCGGGACGGCGCCAAGGAGCACCGCGCGTTGGAGGAGGCGGCGCTGGCCCGCGACGCCGACACCGCAGCGGCTGTCCTGGTCCAGCACCTCACCTTGACCGCGGCCGCGCTGACCGAAGATTCAGCGACGGCCTGA
- a CDS encoding DUF6325 family protein: protein MPTSLKADTVGPVDVAVVVFEGDRFNGDIAPALRDLHDSGTVRLLDLAFVRRSPEGTVDIVELEDAEIAAAFERTTDGRFDLLSEEDLQGVAEDLGPGSSALVVAWENTWASRLAAALRGSHGEMVFLERIPRENVERAIAALDA, encoded by the coding sequence ATGCCCACCAGTCTGAAAGCCGACACCGTCGGCCCTGTGGACGTGGCGGTCGTCGTCTTCGAAGGCGACCGGTTCAACGGCGACATCGCCCCCGCGCTCCGCGATCTCCATGACTCCGGCACCGTCCGTCTGCTGGACCTGGCCTTCGTCCGAAGGAGCCCGGAAGGGACGGTCGACATCGTCGAGCTCGAGGACGCCGAGATCGCGGCGGCCTTCGAACGGACCACCGACGGACGATTCGACCTCCTGAGCGAGGAGGACCTGCAGGGTGTGGCCGAGGATCTCGGGCCCGGTTCCTCGGCTCTCGTCGTGGCGTGGGAGAACACCTGGGCTTCGCGTCTCGCGGCCGCGCTGCGCGGCTCGCACGGAGAGATGGTCTTCCTGGAACGCATTCCGCGCGAGAACGTCGAACGCGCCATCGCCGCCCTCGACGCGTAA
- a CDS encoding DUF389 domain-containing protein, which yields MAGIEAAAAQRMADTLFIEPPWRSPSSTRFWCLLVLAAVIAGAGVVGDSSATVIGAMIVAPLMTPILGSALALVLADRRHVVRSVLLVTGGALAVVLIGMLLGWIVSRPDGFASNSQVSSRITPRLIDLVAALATGTVGAFALVRTDISDALPGVAIAISLVPPLSVTGLLITAHRYHDAGQSALLFATNVTAIVATGTVVFLCYGVRNAATAAKLRVGEFRGRTLAAVIVVLLLVAVPLTIGSVKVARDRLLAADAQPVAERWAEDGNWQIASVDARDGVVVIGVVGLPPQPAPAALREALDRGGLSGADLELHLVGGRTQWCPAGGDTCTVRHGGLTGARGRSAVRIAVAGARGTRAARTEGRRAPAPGCGSAGTP from the coding sequence GTGGCCGGGATCGAAGCGGCGGCAGCACAGCGCATGGCGGACACGCTCTTCATCGAACCCCCTTGGCGCAGCCCGAGTTCGACCCGGTTCTGGTGCCTGCTCGTCCTCGCCGCAGTGATCGCCGGAGCGGGCGTCGTCGGCGACTCCTCCGCCACCGTCATCGGCGCGATGATCGTCGCGCCCCTGATGACGCCGATCCTGGGGAGTGCCCTGGCTCTCGTCCTGGCCGACCGGCGCCATGTGGTCCGCAGCGTGCTGCTCGTCACGGGTGGGGCGCTCGCGGTGGTCCTCATCGGCATGCTGCTGGGATGGATCGTCTCCCGTCCGGACGGCTTCGCCTCGAACAGCCAGGTCTCCTCCCGCATCACCCCGAGGCTCATCGACCTGGTCGCGGCTCTTGCCACCGGAACGGTGGGTGCCTTCGCGCTCGTCCGCACGGACATCTCGGACGCCCTGCCCGGCGTTGCCATCGCCATCTCCCTCGTACCGCCCCTGAGCGTCACGGGTCTGCTGATCACGGCGCACCGCTACCACGACGCCGGACAGTCGGCGCTGTTGTTCGCCACCAACGTGACCGCGATCGTCGCGACGGGCACGGTGGTGTTCCTCTGCTACGGGGTGCGGAACGCGGCGACGGCGGCGAAGCTGCGCGTGGGCGAGTTCCGCGGCCGGACGCTGGCCGCGGTGATCGTCGTCCTCCTCCTCGTCGCCGTGCCGCTCACCATCGGCTCGGTGAAGGTCGCCCGGGACCGTCTGCTGGCCGCCGACGCCCAGCCCGTCGCCGAGCGCTGGGCCGAGGACGGCAACTGGCAGATCGCCTCGGTCGACGCCCGTGACGGCGTCGTGGTCATCGGTGTCGTCGGGCTTCCTCCGCAGCCCGCCCCCGCCGCCCTGCGGGAGGCGCTCGACCGCGGCGGCCTGAGCGGGGCCGATCTCGAACTCCACCTGGTCGGCGGGCGCACTCAGTGGTGCCCGGCCGGCGGGGACACCTGCACGGTGCGGCACGGCGGCCTCACCGGCGCGAGGGGACGGTCCGCCGTTCGGATCGCGGTCGCCGGGGCGCGAGGTACCCGCGCCGCCCGGACCGAAGGGCGGCGGGCTCCCGCGCCGGGATGCGGTTCCGCCGGCACTCCCTAG
- a CDS encoding DUF397 domain-containing protein has product MRGGNACLELAAVDGKVLLRESDDPAILVHTTAAKFRAFLEGVKSGEFDDLG; this is encoded by the coding sequence GTGAGGGGCGGCAATGCCTGCCTAGAACTCGCGGCGGTTGATGGCAAAGTTCTGCTGCGGGAGAGCGACGATCCGGCGATCTTGGTGCACACCACCGCCGCCAAGTTCCGCGCCTTTCTGGAAGGCGTCAAGAGCGGCGAGTTCGACGACCTGGGGTGA